Proteins from a genomic interval of Symmachiella macrocystis:
- a CDS encoding carbon storage regulator, with protein sequence MQVISRAESESIQFGKNLTLTVVEITDEYVRLGMTSTDGELNYWEEILYLQTQEAELQLN encoded by the coding sequence ATGCAAGTCATCTCACGTGCTGAAAGCGAATCGATTCAGTTTGGCAAAAACTTGACCTTAACCGTGGTGGAGATCACCGACGAATACGTCCGCTTGGGCATGACTTCCACGGATGGCGAACTGAACTACTGGGAAGAGATCCTGTACCTGCAAACACAAGAGGCGGAATTGCAGCTCAATTAA
- a CDS encoding D-2-hydroxyacid dehydrogenase: protein MKKLVIFPPVDDLRLQRIQDAAQDMVVVNAADQATADEAIVEATAFFGKLTPQLLARAKQLDWVQSPTASLEHYLFPELVAHPCQLTNMRGLFYDVIADHVLGYVLMFARNSHIYLRQQMQSRWAPVGGEEARADFVNGPGQVNAIDRGALHLADCTLGIVGVGSIGGEIACRARAFGMHVLGVDPVRREIPDVLPEIWPIRQLPDLLASSDFVVIAAPHTPETEKLFSTEQLQQMRDSAYLINIGRGAIVDLGALTTALEAGQIAGAALDVFEVEPLPADHPLWGMENVLITPHVAAASPRIAERHTETLLENIRRYINGEEFLTPADKEKWF from the coding sequence ATGAAAAAACTTGTCATCTTTCCGCCCGTCGACGATCTGCGTCTGCAACGAATTCAGGATGCGGCGCAAGACATGGTTGTTGTGAATGCAGCCGATCAAGCGACCGCCGACGAAGCAATCGTCGAGGCAACCGCGTTCTTCGGAAAGCTGACACCACAACTGTTGGCACGTGCAAAGCAGTTGGACTGGGTGCAGTCACCGACCGCTAGTTTGGAGCATTACCTCTTTCCAGAATTGGTCGCGCATCCTTGCCAGTTGACAAATATGCGGGGCTTGTTTTACGACGTCATCGCCGATCACGTGCTCGGCTACGTGCTGATGTTCGCGCGCAATTCCCATATTTATTTGCGGCAACAAATGCAATCTCGGTGGGCACCGGTCGGTGGAGAAGAAGCCCGGGCCGATTTTGTGAACGGGCCGGGGCAAGTCAATGCCATTGACCGCGGCGCACTGCATCTGGCTGATTGCACGCTGGGGATTGTCGGCGTGGGGAGCATCGGTGGTGAAATCGCTTGCCGGGCCCGCGCCTTTGGCATGCATGTGCTGGGCGTCGATCCGGTCCGCCGTGAGATCCCCGATGTCCTGCCGGAAATATGGCCGATCCGCCAACTTCCCGACCTGTTGGCCTCCAGTGATTTTGTGGTAATCGCCGCCCCGCACACGCCGGAGACAGAAAAACTTTTCTCGACCGAACAGCTTCAGCAAATGCGAGACTCGGCCTATCTGATTAATATTGGACGCGGTGCGATTGTCGACTTGGGGGCGCTGACCACCGCACTCGAGGCAGGACAGATTGCCGGCGCAGCACTGGACGTGTTTGAAGTCGAACCGCTCCCCGCCGACCATCCGCTGTGGGGCATGGAAAACGTACTCATCACGCCGCACGTCGCGGCCGCCTCGCCGCGCATCGCCGAACGACATACCGAAACATTGTTGGAGAATATTCGCCGTTACATCAACGGTGAAGAGTTCTTGACCCCGGCCGACAAAGAGAAGTGGTTTTGA
- a CDS encoding DUF2079 domain-containing protein, which produces MSDPPARPQALPPRLSWALGMVIGGTLAYCIGLQMLLEDQSLSSNMISSGLWRKVVSIFGGEVKANPAANALTAVVPFFRLLLINGTASVVTWLAGAFWLSRKRGEEYVDSLAYWGWRGWPWLLLPFVWQILWLISLGGTWNPFVTASTPFWLAISCAGWGATFFTLALPRQDSQTIDATPPQRVPWALWLGIALFVGCFFAMNRQLYYGLQTPHGDSAMYEEHLWNLTHGKGFRSFLDYNTERQPPEFRLFLGEHIQVVHVLLLPVYLIWRSHLTLELCETIALASGALAVFFIGRRHSGSRRGAALLAGAYLLYFPLHFLDIEIDFKTFRPICFGVPAILFALDQWERGRVKTMLLLLAVALSAKEDYAMILAPLGIWIALHRQAEADHPLPRKRLWWLGGCMALFGVLYLMLVIKFAIPYFRGGDVHYVRYFPEDLGATPGEMVRNVFIHPLRVAGYLFTPGNLLFALYLLLPLGGLPLLSPTRLAVAAPLFGVLCLNQLARDTQHHFHAPLIPILFWAAAASLTTTARFRPRWAFACALCTGLFFSVGPTGIAFWDPASAYYWERWYVPGERAEKFAEVIEQIPAESKVASTDFVHPRFTHYARSYDYSDYRPVVPDDTDYIVIDTRHRYSNIKLPSEVKEFRDNPQTWELLPDRTDGYFIVLRRRR; this is translated from the coding sequence ATGTCCGATCCTCCTGCCAGACCACAGGCACTACCACCGCGTCTCTCTTGGGCGCTCGGCATGGTTATTGGCGGCACGTTGGCCTATTGCATCGGCTTGCAGATGCTGCTTGAGGATCAATCGCTTTCCTCCAATATGATCAGTTCCGGCCTGTGGCGAAAGGTCGTCAGCATTTTTGGCGGCGAAGTCAAAGCCAATCCCGCCGCCAATGCACTCACAGCGGTCGTTCCCTTTTTCCGTTTGCTGCTGATCAATGGCACGGCGAGCGTTGTTACGTGGCTGGCTGGGGCGTTCTGGTTGAGTCGCAAACGCGGCGAAGAATACGTCGATTCGCTCGCCTATTGGGGCTGGCGAGGCTGGCCGTGGTTGTTGCTGCCGTTTGTCTGGCAAATCCTGTGGCTGATCTCCCTGGGTGGCACGTGGAATCCATTCGTCACCGCCAGCACGCCCTTCTGGTTGGCAATCAGCTGCGCCGGTTGGGGGGCCACATTTTTCACATTGGCTTTGCCGCGACAAGATTCCCAAACCATCGACGCCACTCCACCGCAGCGCGTTCCCTGGGCATTGTGGTTGGGAATCGCACTGTTCGTCGGCTGTTTCTTCGCCATGAACCGGCAACTGTATTACGGGCTGCAAACGCCACACGGCGATTCAGCGATGTACGAAGAGCATCTTTGGAATCTCACGCACGGCAAAGGCTTTCGCAGCTTTCTGGATTACAACACCGAGCGGCAGCCGCCGGAGTTTCGTCTGTTTTTGGGCGAGCATATCCAAGTCGTGCATGTGTTGTTGTTGCCGGTGTATCTCATCTGGCGTTCGCATCTGACGTTAGAGTTGTGCGAAACCATTGCCTTGGCCAGCGGGGCGTTGGCGGTATTTTTCATCGGGCGGCGACATTCCGGTTCGCGCCGTGGTGCCGCCCTGCTCGCCGGCGCGTACCTGCTCTATTTTCCGCTGCATTTTTTGGATATCGAAATCGACTTCAAAACGTTCCGCCCGATTTGTTTCGGCGTACCGGCGATACTTTTTGCGCTTGATCAATGGGAGCGCGGGCGTGTTAAGACGATGCTGTTGTTACTCGCCGTTGCTCTTTCGGCCAAAGAAGACTACGCGATGATTCTCGCCCCGCTGGGGATATGGATCGCCCTACACCGGCAGGCGGAGGCGGACCATCCTCTCCCGCGCAAACGGCTCTGGTGGCTGGGAGGATGTATGGCACTGTTTGGAGTGCTATATTTGATGTTGGTGATCAAATTCGCCATCCCCTACTTTCGGGGCGGCGATGTGCATTACGTGCGTTATTTCCCCGAAGATCTGGGCGCAACGCCCGGCGAAATGGTGCGCAATGTCTTTATCCATCCACTGCGAGTGGCCGGGTATCTGTTCACGCCGGGCAATTTGCTGTTCGCGCTGTATTTGTTGTTGCCGCTCGGCGGATTGCCGTTATTGTCTCCCACGCGGTTGGCGGTGGCGGCTCCGTTGTTTGGTGTGCTGTGCCTGAATCAACTTGCCCGTGATACGCAACACCACTTCCATGCGCCGTTGATACCGATTCTTTTCTGGGCAGCGGCCGCATCGCTGACGACCACTGCACGATTTCGGCCGCGGTGGGCATTCGCCTGCGCGTTGTGTACGGGATTGTTTTTCAGTGTCGGGCCGACGGGAATCGCATTTTGGGACCCCGCATCCGCCTATTATTGGGAGCGCTGGTACGTGCCGGGTGAACGGGCTGAGAAATTCGCGGAAGTGATCGAGCAAATCCCCGCCGAATCAAAAGTCGCCTCGACCGATTTCGTGCATCCACGCTTCACGCATTACGCGCGGTCGTATGACTACAGCGACTACCGCCCCGTCGTCCCGGATGACACGGATTACATCGTGATTGATACGCGGCATCGCTACAGCAACATCAAGCTGCCGAGTGAGGTCAAGGAATTTCGCGACAATCCGCAAACCTGGGAATTGTTACCTGATCGCACTGACGGTTACTTCATCGTGCTGCGTCGCCGCCGCTGA
- a CDS encoding glycerophosphodiester phosphodiesterase: protein MRQPFFLLFFSALAIATTGVCRSFAESPQGVDMPQRGICAHRGASNTHPENTLAAFREAIRLGAQMIEFDVALTKDGQLVLLHDPTLDRTTDGSGPVGDFTLAELKKLDAGSWKSAEFAGERIPTLDEALKIMPENIWLNVHLKGNAELAEKTTRRIIAHERQHQALLACNKKAAQAARQVDEEILICNMERQGNNLQYVDETIAMGAGFIQLLRGKTVSPDHTQKLTMHHVRINYCCVNDAEVVQQLFESGVQFPLVDELAAMLKVADEVGIPRLKPVYRTKSK from the coding sequence ATGCGACAGCCGTTTTTTCTATTGTTTTTCAGTGCACTCGCCATCGCCACAACGGGGGTTTGTAGATCGTTTGCCGAGTCTCCCCAGGGCGTTGACATGCCGCAGCGGGGGATTTGCGCACATCGCGGGGCGAGCAATACGCATCCGGAGAACACGTTGGCGGCGTTTCGCGAGGCGATTCGATTGGGGGCGCAAATGATCGAATTCGATGTGGCGCTCACCAAGGACGGACAGCTGGTGTTGCTGCACGACCCCACGCTCGATCGCACCACCGACGGCAGCGGCCCGGTGGGGGACTTTACGCTGGCGGAACTCAAGAAACTGGACGCGGGAAGTTGGAAGTCGGCTGAGTTTGCCGGAGAACGAATCCCGACGCTTGATGAAGCCTTGAAGATCATGCCGGAGAATATCTGGCTGAACGTGCACCTGAAAGGGAATGCGGAATTGGCCGAGAAGACGACGCGACGAATCATCGCTCACGAGCGGCAGCATCAGGCATTATTGGCCTGCAACAAAAAAGCCGCCCAAGCCGCCCGTCAGGTTGATGAGGAAATTTTAATCTGCAATATGGAGCGTCAAGGCAATAACCTGCAGTACGTCGATGAAACGATCGCCATGGGGGCGGGCTTTATTCAATTACTGCGAGGGAAAACCGTTTCTCCCGACCACACGCAAAAACTCACGATGCACCACGTGCGGATCAATTATTGTTGTGTTAACGATGCGGAGGTCGTGCAGCAGTTGTTTGAAAGTGGCGTCCAGTTTCCCTTGGTCGACGAACTGGCAGCAATGCTGAAGGTGGCCGACGAGGTCGGCATCCCGCGGTTGAAACCGGTCTATCGAACGAAGTCGAAGTGA
- a CDS encoding enolase C-terminal domain-like protein, with translation MPLKITDVKTILTAPAGIRLVVVKVLTDQPGLYGLGCATFTQRARVVQTAVDEYLRPFLLGKNPLDIEDIWQSAFVSSYWRNGPVLNNALSGVDMALWDILGKVAGVPVYQLLGGKCRSAVDTYRHASGSDFQEVEDQVRGFLQAGYRHVRAQVAIPGMGTYGSGETTGADDVPENRRTEIWEPRPYVRAIPRLFEHLRNQLGDEVELIHDVHERVPPILAMGLAKDLEQHRLFYLEDPFSPEDAGYFSQLRQQSSTPLAMGELFNNPHEWIPLVSGRLIDFMRVHISQIGGLTPARKMAAMCELFGVRTAWHGPGDVSPVGHAANIHLDLAVPNFGIQEAHEFNQAEQDVFPGCPELRDGYYDVNDGPGLGIDIDETLAAKFPITDAPPFDMFWGNYRRADGTSVKP, from the coding sequence GTGCCGTTGAAAATCACCGATGTGAAAACGATCCTCACTGCTCCGGCGGGGATTCGGCTGGTCGTGGTCAAAGTGCTGACCGACCAACCGGGGTTGTACGGACTGGGCTGCGCGACCTTTACTCAACGTGCGCGGGTCGTGCAGACGGCGGTCGATGAGTATTTGCGGCCGTTCTTGCTCGGTAAGAATCCGCTCGACATCGAAGACATCTGGCAGTCGGCGTTTGTCAGTTCCTATTGGCGGAATGGTCCGGTGCTGAACAATGCCCTCAGCGGTGTCGACATGGCGCTGTGGGATATCCTGGGGAAAGTCGCCGGAGTGCCCGTCTATCAACTGCTGGGGGGCAAATGCCGCTCTGCTGTCGATACGTATCGGCATGCCTCGGGCAGTGATTTCCAAGAGGTCGAGGACCAAGTCCGCGGATTTCTACAGGCGGGTTACCGCCATGTGCGGGCGCAGGTCGCGATTCCCGGCATGGGGACCTATGGCAGTGGAGAGACGACAGGTGCAGATGATGTTCCCGAAAATCGCCGCACCGAAATCTGGGAACCACGCCCCTACGTCCGGGCGATTCCGCGATTGTTTGAGCATCTGCGGAATCAACTGGGCGACGAAGTGGAATTGATTCACGACGTGCACGAACGCGTACCGCCGATATTGGCGATGGGACTGGCCAAAGATTTGGAGCAACATCGTTTGTTCTATTTGGAAGACCCGTTTAGTCCGGAGGATGCCGGTTATTTCTCGCAGTTGCGGCAACAAAGCAGCACCCCGCTTGCCATGGGAGAGTTATTCAACAATCCGCATGAATGGATACCGTTGGTGAGCGGGCGACTGATCGATTTTATGCGCGTGCACATTTCGCAAATCGGGGGACTGACCCCCGCCCGCAAAATGGCCGCCATGTGTGAGCTGTTTGGCGTGCGGACCGCTTGGCATGGGCCGGGGGATGTCTCGCCGGTCGGGCATGCGGCCAATATCCACCTGGATTTGGCTGTCCCGAATTTTGGCATTCAAGAAGCCCACGAATTCAACCAAGCCGAGCAAGATGTGTTCCCCGGCTGCCCGGAATTGCGTGATGGATATTACGATGTGAATGATGGTCCCGGACTGGGGATCGACATCGACGAAACATTAGCAGCGAAGTTTCCGATCACCGACGCCCCGCCGTTTGACATGTTCTGGGGCAATTATCGCCGCGCGGATGGCACCAGTGTCAAACCGTAA
- the panB gene encoding 3-methyl-2-oxobutanoate hydroxymethyltransferase — translation MTTDADNGGQPASPWTVPQFSAAKQQGRKLTVLTAYDFTWAQLLDEIGIDAILVGDTLGMVVQGRNSTLRVTVEQMIYHAEMVVRAVKQALVIVDMPFMSFHVSPEQALENAGRLIKETGAAAVKLEGGVNQAGTIAKLTGADVPVMAHVGLKPQSVLSIGGYKVQRDKQPLLNDALAAQDAGAFAIVLECVPREIAAEITATLTIPTIGIGAGPDCDGQVLVTNDMLGLTPGFAPKFLKKYADLRSIVDSSVRNYIQETRDNSFPDDTHSFHE, via the coding sequence ATGACTACAGATGCTGACAACGGCGGACAGCCCGCTTCCCCTTGGACCGTACCTCAATTTTCAGCGGCAAAACAACAGGGCCGTAAGCTCACGGTGTTGACGGCGTACGACTTCACGTGGGCACAGCTCTTGGATGAAATTGGCATCGATGCCATTCTTGTCGGCGACACGCTGGGCATGGTGGTCCAAGGCCGGAATTCCACATTACGGGTCACGGTCGAGCAGATGATCTACCATGCGGAGATGGTTGTCCGCGCGGTCAAGCAGGCGTTGGTCATCGTGGACATGCCGTTCATGTCGTTTCATGTCAGCCCCGAACAAGCGTTGGAAAACGCCGGACGGTTGATCAAAGAAACAGGCGCAGCAGCAGTCAAGCTCGAGGGGGGGGTCAACCAGGCGGGCACCATCGCAAAATTGACGGGCGCTGATGTGCCGGTGATGGCTCACGTCGGGCTCAAACCACAATCCGTACTCTCAATTGGCGGCTACAAGGTGCAGCGTGACAAACAACCGTTGCTGAACGATGCCTTAGCAGCGCAAGATGCGGGAGCTTTTGCGATTGTTTTGGAGTGCGTTCCACGGGAAATTGCCGCTGAAATCACAGCCACGTTGACGATTCCCACAATCGGCATTGGCGCCGGCCCGGATTGCGATGGGCAGGTTTTGGTGACCAACGACATGCTGGGGTTAACCCCCGGATTCGCACCAAAATTTCTCAAAAAGTACGCGGACCTGCGAAGCATTGTCGACTCATCGGTGCGGAATTACATTCAGGAAACTCGTGACAATTCGTTTCCTGACGATACGCACAGCTTCCATGAGTAA